The Wansuia hejianensis genomic interval CCGTCTGGCGGGTATACATGGTCATTTTCTTGGTTCCGACATCAATAAAGCATGCCAGGTCGAAGGTGTAAGCGATCATATTCAGCAGGCCCTGCTGCTCTCTCACTGATTCAGTGATATCTGTCCGCAGAAGGCACACCCTTCCCAGCCGGAGATCGACAGCAGAGACCGTCATGTTTTTAGTGCGTATATCCCCGTTATCATCAGACATAGAAAAAGCGAACGTATAAGGACCGCTCTTCCTCAGGCGGCTAACCATGAGCTCCGGATCCAGGCAGTTTTTATACTGTTCCCTGTCCCGCGGGACAATCCGGCTCTTCAGCATACCGTCCATCCATTTCGTATGGCACCCTTCCCGGGGCGGAATGCAGCAGGCATTTTCATTGCAGGAAAGAATCGAGTAATGGTCTCTGGTCAGATCCACATCCACAACAAAATCATAGCCTGTTACAGAAAGCTGATGCAGAATCCGTCCGGCTACTATCTGCTCGGTGATATCAGTCACCGTCAGGATTCCTGTCACATCCTCATTGTCCGGAGAAACCACCATATTCATCTTGAACCGTACATATCTCCCCAGTTCCTCGCCGGGCAGGCGGATGAAGCACTCCATCACCTTTTCCGTCTCATTTCTTCTGAATGCAGCAAGAGCAGGCGCTCCCAGATAGGTATCCAGAAATTCCCTCCGCTCGCCTGGCTCAACAATCATCCCGGCAATTCCCATGAAAAATTCTTCCCGGACAGAACCGAAGGTGTTCAGCGGATCAGAATTCGTATAGTCAATGATCTCAATGATCCTGTTGCGGGTGATATTGCAATGCCCGATAATCAGCGCATTCGGGCCGGGCGCGCGGTAATGCTGGATAATCAGCTCGTTGTACCTGCGCCGAACCTGCTCACGTTCCTCTTTCTCTGCAGTAATATCCCGGTATACAGCGTACAGGCGTTTTTCCCCCATCTGGTTCTGAATGACAGAAAACGAAACTCTCACCCACACATAGCCGTCCACGCCCTTTTTCAGCCGGTAGGACATCTCATGGTGGTCAATTCCCCCGGCCATAAGGGCAGAAAGCTGTTCTTTAATGTAACCCAAATCATCCGGATGGGCACCTCTGACAGCGTCCGACCCGTACAGCTTCCATGCGTCTTCCGGCGACATGCCAGTCAGCGCAGCAAACCCATCTGAAATATATTCAGGCGTCATGCTGCCGTCCTCTTCATAGCGAATGACAGCAATACCGTCAGGCAGGTTCCTAACAACCGTTTCAAAGTATTCTTCCAGACGCTCCTTTTCTTTCCTGGTTTTTACTGATTCAGTAATATCTCTTATATATTTTATGTATGCCGGGACGCCGTTCCAGTCTGTTTCCCGGAAACGGGTGGAATAGAACCTGCCGGCTCCCGCAATCGCCATTTCATGTTCTTCTCCATCAGATTTGTGGCTGTGCAGCGTGCAGAACTCGCAGGGATGATCCTTGCCGTGCAGGGCCGTGTAACATTTCTGTCCCAGACATGATTTTCCCCCGGAAAATAGCTCTCTGGATTCATTGATATAAAGCAGGTCATAATTTTCCTTATCAATGACATAGATCCCGTCCGCAGACTCGTTAGCAATACTCTGATACAGGCGTGTTTCTGAAGAAATACCTGTAAAAACAGCATAAAATTCCGCAGGCTCTGTCAATGGGCCCACACGGCGCCCGTTGAGATGAATCCATATGATACTGCCATCCTTGTGCTTCATCCGGTAGGAGACATCCAGAACCTCCCCGCTGGCAAGCGCGGCTCCCGCCGCCACCGTCACCCGTTGACGGTCCGGTTCACAGATCACGTTCAGCGCGTCACCCCTGGTCAGCTCCATAAACTCTTCTCTCGTATGCCCGGAAAGTTTCATCACTCCGTCCGAATAATACGTGGGGATAAATTTGCCCCCTTCAACCCGGTAGCTGGCCACTCCTCCGGGCATGGTATTGATGATATTCTGTATTCTGTCATTGGCCTCCTTCAGCTCCCTGTCCAGACGGAGCTGTTCGCTCACATCGCTGTACACGCCATACAAGAGCTTAGAGCCGTCCCCCTGGGGTTTCACTTTGCCTTCCAGGCGGATCCAGCGGTATGCCATCTCCCGGTCATTCCACAGCCGGTAGGTGTATCTCAGACTGCCGTTCTCATGGATGGCTTTCTCAACCTTCTCCTGCAAGATAACTATATCATCAGCATGAACACCCAGATATCTTGTCTCCCTTTCCACCTCGCGTATGTGTTCCTCAGAATATCCGACAATCTCATAAAAAGCCGGATTGTGATACACCGGCGAAATTCCCATCCTGTCCACCCGATAAACGCATACACCGCAGGGAACATTGCTGAGCGTCTCTTGCAGTTCTTCCGTCACCATCCTCAATTCCCTCCCGTTAACTCCTGCCTCATCTGCTCCACTTTCTCATATTCTTTCCGTATCGCCTGATAGAAATCTGCATAATCATCCCGTTCTTCCCGGATACGAAGAGGCTCCACGACCGCACAGACCGACCGGTAGAGCGGAGTCAGTCCCAGATTTCCCGCGACCCCCTTTAAAGTATGGGCGGCTTCAAACGCGCCGTCCAGATTCCCGTTCTCCAGCGCGCTGCCCAGATTCCGGAAGCTTTCGTCACTGGACAGCAGCCCGAGCATCCGTAAATAAAAAGATTCATTTCCCATAAAGC includes:
- a CDS encoding PAS domain-containing protein — encoded protein: MVTEELQETLSNVPCGVCVYRVDRMGISPVYHNPAFYEIVGYSEEHIREVERETRYLGVHADDIVILQEKVEKAIHENGSLRYTYRLWNDREMAYRWIRLEGKVKPQGDGSKLLYGVYSDVSEQLRLDRELKEANDRIQNIINTMPGGVASYRVEGGKFIPTYYSDGVMKLSGHTREEFMELTRGDALNVICEPDRQRVTVAAGAALASGEVLDVSYRMKHKDGSIIWIHLNGRRVGPLTEPAEFYAVFTGISSETRLYQSIANESADGIYVIDKENYDLLYINESRELFSGGKSCLGQKCYTALHGKDHPCEFCTLHSHKSDGEEHEMAIAGAGRFYSTRFRETDWNGVPAYIKYIRDITESVKTRKEKERLEEYFETVVRNLPDGIAVIRYEEDGSMTPEYISDGFAALTGMSPEDAWKLYGSDAVRGAHPDDLGYIKEQLSALMAGGIDHHEMSYRLKKGVDGYVWVRVSFSVIQNQMGEKRLYAVYRDITAEKEEREQVRRRYNELIIQHYRAPGPNALIIGHCNITRNRIIEIIDYTNSDPLNTFGSVREEFFMGIAGMIVEPGERREFLDTYLGAPALAAFRRNETEKVMECFIRLPGEELGRYVRFKMNMVVSPDNEDVTGILTVTDITEQIVAGRILHQLSVTGYDFVVDVDLTRDHYSILSCNENACCIPPREGCHTKWMDGMLKSRIVPRDREQYKNCLDPELMVSRLRKSGPYTFAFSMSDDNGDIRTKNMTVSAVDLRLGRVCLLRTDITESVREQQGLLNMIAYTFDLACFIDVGTKKMTMYTRQTVLENLPPYQITDYQEAIGRFISQYGTGTADNPAGRLRLPAILDRLEEFPGGYEFILPYRAEQEVRYKQVNVLWGDQNHRTVCLVRADVTDMLAAERRSQTELENALELAKKADRAKSSFLSTMSHDIRTPMNAIMGMTALASAHPDDQERVKDCLKKITVSSRHLLSLINDVLDMSKIDGSKIKLNRMNISLLELQEQISAMLIPPASASGLQFVTRMGNITHTCFYGDSLRINQILINLLSNAVKFTPEGGKVEFLVEEIQAEKEGYVRYRFTVRDTGIGIAEDSLPSIFEPFVRSDNAEQIEGTGLGLSIAKGLVDLMDGKISVQSSIGQGTVFLVELECEAADETEKPESSSGDSGTDSEEQDILAGRRILVAEDNAINAEIICGLLDMFGAESVVVKDGKQAVEEFSGTAPGTYDAVLMDIQMPQMNGYEATKAIRSLGRADAGEIPVIAMTANAFAEDVQSAIEAGMTAHVAKPIDVGILKTTLYQTIKCGVYHSDSRE
- a CDS encoding Hpt domain-containing protein, with protein sequence MWGFQKILENYGVDYKGTMERFMGNESFYLRMLGLLSSDESFRNLGSALENGNLDGAFEAAHTLKGVAGNLGLTPLYRSVCAVVEPLRIREERDDYADFYQAIRKEYEKVEQMRQELTGGN